A single Thermomicrobiales bacterium DNA region contains:
- a CDS encoding toast rack family protein: MIFGRSKNVAEQFAHHTLPTGTADHVVARVGMHVGVLRISGSASDLLDGAFRYTPELEPVLNYEETDGTGRMTVCQSTPSGRSSNRGRNEWDIALSNRIPLDLEIVHSTGDGTYNLSALALRNVSIDQATGESTLTIAGRQDNLRQVRIEGSTGTIGLQLTGQFAALATVDVSASTGSLDVDLRGIWESDCAVRLQAATGSIRVRLPDAVGLEVRATTSLGAIRAHGLHGQPGNWSRPAADGMPIMRLDLSTGVGSLTIEADTR, encoded by the coding sequence ATGATCTTTGGTCGCTCGAAGAACGTTGCCGAGCAGTTCGCCCACCACACATTGCCGACTGGTACCGCAGATCATGTCGTCGCCCGGGTCGGTATGCACGTCGGCGTGCTGCGGATTTCCGGCAGCGCATCAGACCTCCTCGACGGTGCATTCCGCTACACGCCCGAGCTGGAGCCGGTGCTCAACTACGAGGAGACGGACGGCACCGGCAGGATGACGGTCTGCCAGTCCACGCCGAGCGGACGATCATCCAACCGGGGTCGCAATGAGTGGGACATCGCGCTGTCGAACCGCATTCCGCTCGATCTGGAAATCGTTCATTCGACTGGCGATGGCACCTACAACCTCTCAGCGCTGGCCCTGCGCAACGTTTCGATCGATCAGGCGACTGGCGAGTCAACGCTGACCATCGCCGGGCGGCAGGACAATCTGCGGCAGGTGCGCATTGAAGGCTCAACCGGCACGATCGGGCTACAGCTGACCGGTCAGTTCGCTGCCCTGGCGACGGTGGATGTCAGCGCGAGCACCGGCTCGCTCGATGTCGACCTGCGCGGCATCTGGGAGAGCGATTGCGCTGTCCGGTTGCAGGCGGCGACTGGCTCGATCCGGGTGCGTCTGCCGGACGCGGTCGGTCTGGAAGTGCGAGCGACGACATCACTCGGAGCAATTCGCGCGCATGGGTTGCACGGGCAGCCGGGCAACTGGTCGCGCCCGGCAGCTGATGGCATGCCGATCATGCGACTCGACCTGTCAACCGGAGTTGGCTCGCTGACCATTGAGGCAGACACCCGATGA
- a CDS encoding MFS transporter: protein MIRRWRGSSALPLRAMLVANLISHLGNQFSNIAIPWFVLETTGSAGKMGIVAATGLLPLIISGAFAGGMVERIGYRRMAIMSDLASAGSVALIPLFYLIGSLPFWLLLVLVFAGALLDAPGATARTSLYPDLAARAGMTLERANSLWAIVRRIAAMFGAPLAGAALAFIGPEGALFVNAGSFVISATILTVGLPFLRAAHLSERGSYLTEIAEGLRFIRGDRLVLGMIAMSTLGSLLAEPLYVVVLPVYARDVLGSALDLGVLYSALGGGSIVGALIYAARGHRLPRRLVYVGGFTVRALTFWLLVLIPPLWIVAGAIVVNATALEPANPLSMTIMQERIPEQMRGRVFGLIGAVSMTTSPIGMLMYGLLLERMGLQTTLLFMAVSNCLVVSLFWFIPVFRQMQTPARMPGRPALALEEVA, encoded by the coding sequence ATGATCCGGCGTTGGCGAGGATCCTCGGCGCTGCCGCTCCGGGCGATGCTGGTTGCGAACCTGATCTCGCATCTGGGGAACCAGTTCTCGAATATTGCGATCCCCTGGTTCGTGTTGGAGACCACCGGCAGCGCGGGCAAGATGGGCATTGTCGCCGCGACCGGATTGCTGCCGCTGATCATCTCCGGTGCGTTTGCCGGTGGGATGGTCGAGCGGATCGGCTATCGCCGCATGGCGATCATGTCCGACCTCGCCAGCGCGGGTTCGGTCGCGCTTATCCCGCTGTTCTATCTGATCGGCTCGCTACCGTTCTGGCTCCTGCTCGTCCTCGTGTTCGCTGGGGCGCTGCTCGATGCGCCGGGTGCGACCGCTCGCACGAGTCTGTATCCCGACCTGGCGGCGCGGGCCGGGATGACGCTGGAGCGCGCCAATTCGCTGTGGGCGATCGTCCGGCGGATTGCTGCGATGTTCGGCGCGCCGCTCGCCGGAGCCGCGCTCGCCTTTATCGGCCCGGAGGGTGCGCTCTTCGTCAACGCCGGTTCGTTCGTCATCTCGGCGACGATCCTGACGGTCGGACTGCCGTTCTTGCGCGCCGCGCATCTCTCCGAGCGGGGCAGCTATCTCACCGAGATTGCTGAGGGACTGCGGTTCATTCGCGGCGATCGGCTGGTGCTCGGGATGATCGCGATGTCGACGCTGGGCAGCCTGCTGGCGGAGCCGCTCTACGTGGTTGTGCTGCCGGTCTACGCCCGCGATGTGCTCGGCTCGGCGCTCGACCTCGGTGTTCTCTACTCGGCTCTGGGCGGCGGATCGATCGTCGGTGCGCTGATCTATGCCGCACGCGGGCATCGCCTGCCCCGCCGCCTGGTCTACGTCGGTGGCTTCACCGTGCGGGCGCTGACCTTCTGGTTGCTGGTCCTGATCCCGCCGCTGTGGATCGTCGCTGGTGCGATCGTCGTCAACGCGACGGCGCTGGAACCCGCCAACCCACTCTCGATGACGATCATGCAGGAACGCATTCCGGAGCAGATGCGTGGTCGCGTCTTCGGCCTGATCGGCGCGGTCAGCATGACTACCAGCCCGATCGGCATGCTCATGTACGGCCTGCTTCTGGAGCGGATGGGCCTGCAGACCACACTGCTCTTCATGGCTGTCAGCAACTGTCTCGTTGTTTCGCTGTTCTGGTTCATCCCGGTATTTCGCCAGATGCAGACACCGGCGCGTATGCCCGGTCGCCCTGCACTCGCCCTGGAGGAGGTCGCATGA
- a CDS encoding MFS transporter, protein MAADVAVANPTASARLPIFAFLGGNAISLIGSMLTMVALPWFVLETTGSAGKMGLTAFVIALPGFLMGVFGGALVDRIGFRHVSVAADLVSAVSVALVPILHHTVGLAFWELLVLVFMAELLAIPGLTARRSMIPELAAAGRMRLESANSVFEGTQFAALLVAPPLAGLLIAMIGADNVLLFDACTFAISALVVVLAVPARLFPSRPRTGSRYVEDLKAGFRFLRGDDVLLVLAAGLAISNFVNSPIVSVVLPVFVKRTWDDPTRLGLIAAAFGIGALTGAVFYGVAGHRLPRRFLWILGYMLTTASTWVLLFSTNLAVIMGGIVIGALVVGPLNPLLVTVRHERIPAELRGRVFSTFSAISQVAAPLGMLLAGLSIERLGMRGTILAIAILSQALAIAMFFVPAIHRLDESRPVAEGSAA, encoded by the coding sequence ATGGCAGCCGACGTCGCAGTCGCTAATCCAACAGCCTCGGCTCGTCTGCCGATCTTCGCGTTTCTCGGCGGCAACGCCATTTCGCTCATCGGCAGCATGCTGACGATGGTTGCGTTGCCGTGGTTCGTGCTGGAGACGACCGGCAGTGCCGGCAAGATGGGGCTTACCGCCTTCGTCATCGCGCTGCCCGGCTTCCTGATGGGCGTGTTTGGTGGGGCGCTCGTTGATCGCATCGGGTTCCGCCACGTCAGTGTGGCCGCCGATCTGGTCAGTGCTGTCTCGGTCGCGTTGGTGCCGATCCTCCATCACACGGTCGGACTGGCCTTCTGGGAATTGCTGGTGCTGGTGTTCATGGCGGAACTGCTGGCCATCCCCGGCCTCACCGCGCGTCGCTCAATGATCCCGGAGCTGGCTGCCGCCGGTCGGATGCGGCTCGAATCAGCCAACTCGGTCTTTGAGGGCACTCAGTTCGCTGCGTTGCTTGTCGCGCCGCCACTCGCGGGGTTGCTGATCGCGATGATCGGCGCTGACAACGTTCTGTTGTTCGACGCCTGCACGTTTGCCATCTCGGCGCTCGTCGTAGTGCTGGCAGTTCCGGCGCGGCTGTTTCCATCTCGTCCGCGCACCGGCAGCCGTTACGTCGAGGATTTGAAAGCGGGCTTCCGGTTTCTTCGTGGTGACGATGTGTTGCTCGTCCTGGCGGCCGGTCTGGCGATCTCGAACTTTGTCAACAGCCCGATTGTCTCGGTCGTCCTGCCGGTCTTCGTCAAGCGCACCTGGGACGATCCGACACGCCTGGGCCTGATCGCGGCAGCCTTCGGCATCGGCGCGCTGACTGGCGCGGTGTTCTACGGGGTCGCCGGCCACCGACTGCCGCGAAGGTTCCTCTGGATTCTCGGCTACATGCTGACGACGGCTTCGACCTGGGTGCTGCTGTTCTCGACCAATCTGGCGGTCATCATGGGCGGCATCGTCATCGGTGCGCTCGTCGTCGGTCCACTCAACCCGTTGCTGGTGACAGTCCGCCACGAGCGTATTCCTGCGGAACTGCGCGGGCGTGTCTTCAGCACCTTCTCGGCAATCTCGCAAGTCGCCGCACCACTTGGGATGCTGCTTGCTGGCCTGTCGATCGAACGCCTCGGCATGCGCGGAACGATCCTCGCGATCGCGATTCTGTCGCAGGCGCTGGCCATCGCGATGTTCTTCGTCCCGGCGATCCACCGGCTCGATGAGTCGCGGCCGGTCGCTGAGGGGAGCGCCGCATGA
- a CDS encoding DUF2089 domain-containing protein, whose amino-acid sequence MSIQINSCPSCEGELIVRELYCPTCDIQIRGSFAAPSPAAPTLRLSQEQQAFLRLFVMSRGNLSDVERSLGVSYPTVRAKLDDLIAAFTEESGSPESEADELNREEILARVADGRLSPDEGMSMLRRLASEA is encoded by the coding sequence GTGTCGATTCAGATCAATTCCTGCCCCAGTTGTGAAGGTGAGCTCATCGTTCGGGAGCTCTATTGCCCGACCTGCGACATCCAGATTCGTGGGTCGTTCGCCGCGCCATCTCCGGCTGCGCCGACCCTGCGCCTGTCGCAGGAGCAACAGGCGTTTCTGCGGCTCTTCGTGATGAGTCGCGGCAATCTGTCAGATGTCGAGCGCTCGCTCGGCGTTTCCTACCCGACCGTTCGCGCCAAGCTGGATGACCTCATCGCTGCCTTTACTGAGGAGAGCGGCTCGCCGGAGTCGGAGGCCGACGAGCTCAACCGCGAAGAGATTCTGGCGCGCGTCGCGGACGGACGCCTCTCGCCGGACGAGGGCATGTCGATGCTCCGCCGCCTGGCCAGCGAAGCCTGA
- a CDS encoding helix-turn-helix domain-containing protein — protein MSRSLTLDGTDPTGRVLGPVLARWRRELGWTQDELAARAGVSRGYLSRLERGQPGRPGLDVLTRVCGAMGHSWTELYAQAGLALPGDVTLDAIGVGLDDPELLLYLRRLPELDRRDLDIVRAVLRACFDRRDQPAQLQRSDIRQLALPAANDHHPDFESR, from the coding sequence ATGTCACGATCGCTGACGCTAGACGGAACGGACCCGACCGGGCGCGTGCTGGGGCCGGTGCTGGCGCGCTGGCGGCGCGAGCTTGGCTGGACGCAGGATGAGCTCGCCGCGCGCGCCGGTGTCAGTCGCGGCTATCTGTCGCGTCTGGAGCGCGGCCAGCCCGGCCGTCCGGGGCTGGATGTGCTGACCCGCGTCTGCGGGGCGATGGGGCACTCCTGGACCGAGCTCTATGCGCAGGCAGGGTTGGCGCTGCCCGGCGATGTCACGCTCGATGCGATCGGCGTCGGGCTGGACGATCCGGAGCTGCTGCTCTACCTGCGGCGCTTGCCGGAGCTGGATCGGCGCGACCTCGACATTGTGCGGGCGGTCCTGCGCGCCTGCTTCGATCGGCGCGACCAACCTGCGCAACTGCAGCGCAGCGATATCCGCCAGCTGGCGCTACCAGCAGCTAACGATCATCATCCTGATTTTGAGAGTCGGTAA
- a CDS encoding GNAT family N-acetyltransferase, whose protein sequence is MIWYSESTDDVAAEDLHGFFVGWPNPPTPETHLRMLRGSSHVVLARDGDSERDGQVVGFITAVSDGVLSAYIPLLEVLPRFQNHGIGSELVRRMLDQLSDYYMIDLLCDTELQPYYERFAMRRATGMMLRNYDRQAGRPNAD, encoded by the coding sequence ATGATCTGGTATAGCGAGTCGACAGATGATGTGGCGGCCGAGGACTTGCACGGCTTCTTCGTTGGCTGGCCAAATCCGCCAACGCCGGAGACGCACCTGCGCATGCTCCGTGGGAGTTCACACGTCGTCCTGGCACGCGATGGGGACTCGGAGCGAGACGGTCAGGTCGTGGGCTTCATCACTGCCGTCAGCGATGGTGTGCTGTCGGCGTACATCCCGCTATTGGAAGTGTTGCCGAGATTTCAGAATCACGGGATCGGCAGCGAGCTAGTCCGACGCATGCTCGACCAGCTTTCGGACTACTACATGATTGACCTTCTTTGTGACACTGAACTGCAGCCCTACTACGAGCGCTTCGCCATGCGTCGAGCGACAGGCATGATGCTGCGCAATTACGACAGGCAGGCCGGGCGGCCGAACGCCGATTGA